AGGCCGGCAGGCTGGACCTGGAAGAAACACCTTTTCTGCTGCGGGATGTGTTCGACCATATTGCAGATCTCTTTCGTGCCAGGGTCAGTGAAAAAAATATTGAATTGATTCTTAGCCTCACGGAAGAGTGCCACTACGAGTTGATCGGTGATCCCCTGCGTCTGGAACAGATTCTCCTGAACCTGGTCAGCAATGCCGTCAAGTTTACCGATCAGGGAGAGATCGAGGTCAAGGTCAGGGCAGTCCGGAAATCATCGGCACACATTGGACTGGAATTTTCGGTACGTGATACCGGTACCGGTATGACCCCGGAACAGGCAGCCAAAATCTTCACCCCATTCACCCAGGCAGACAGCTCCACAACCCGCAAATATGGAGGCACCGGTCTGGGTCTGTCGATTTCCATGCGTCTTGTGGCCATGATGCAAGGGAAAATCCGGCTGGAGTCAAGGTTGGAACAGGGAAGCACTTTTTACTTTACCGCCACTTTCAAATGCCATTCGAAAACAAAAACAAATGACCTGGTGCCACCCTCAGGAATGCAATGGCTACGAGTCCTGGTCGTCGATGACAATGCCACATCGCGCCATTTTCTGGCTGACATATTGACCATGTTTGGGTTCCATGCCCTCGGGGTCACCTCCGGGTCGGAAGCACTCCTGGCCATGCACCAGGGAATTGCAACCGGAACCCCCTGGCAACTGGTCCTGGTGGATTGGCTCATGCCAGAGATGGACGGCATCACCACCCTGCGCCATATCATCCGTGCTTACGGTCCTGAAGTGCGTCCCAGAATGATTCTCATGATCCCCTTCAATCGGGAAAACGAAGCCAAAGCCTCCCTGCAAGATACAAACGTGGCTTTTTTGACCAAGCCAGCCAATTGTTCACTTCTGTTCGATACCATCATGGAACTTTTCGGTCAGGATGTCGCCAAGGTCTTCAATAAAGGTTCCATTGTATTGGACAAGACCGAGATTTTCGAGAAAATCAGTGGGGCACGCATATTACTTGTGGAAGACAATGCCATTAACCGACAAGTGGCTGAAGAAATTTTATCGAACATGGAACTCGTAGTGGAAAATGCCGAAAATGGTTTGGTGGCCTTGGATAAACTTCAAACAGCAACCTTCGATGCCATATTAATGGATATTCAAATGCCGGTCATGGATGGCTACCAGGCAACACAAAAAATTCGTGACAATCCCAAATTTCGGGGGTTGCCCATCATTGCCATGACGGCCCACGCCATGGCTGGTGACCGGGAACGATGTCTGGCAGCAGGTATGAACGATCATGTCGCCAAACCCATTGATCAAAAAATTCTCTCTGCAACCCTGGTCAATTGGATTCGCCCGCGACCGGGGCTTGGTCAGGCGGCTGCTGTTGTACCCGCCCGGCAACCAGAGTCGGAGTCCAGAGGAACGTTCGATGTACTGCCGGAGAGTCTGCCGGGCATCGACCTGCCGGCGGCCTTGTCCCGCATCGGTGGCAACAACAGACTATTGCGCAAGCTGCTGTATGAATTTCAAAATGATTTTTCCCTGACAGCAACCCAAATTGAGACATTATTGCAGGATCCACAGGAGAAAAACATTCACGCTGCCGGGCGGCTCATTCACGCCATCAAGGGCATGGCCGGCAATCTCGCTGCCATGGAACTATTTGCAGCGTCCCGCACTCTGGAAAAGTCAGTCAAGGAGAAACTTACGACTGCCTGGCCTGCACAGATCAAGGTATTCACAAGTGCCCTGGACCAGGTCATGGATGGCATCAGCACCCTGCAAACAGATCCTGATCTTATTGATTATAAATACAAAAAATACACCGATCATTCAGAAACCATCGATGCTGAAGTAAAACTCATACCAATATTAAAGGACCTTAACCAGTTTATTCTAAAAAAAGATATCAAAGCACTTGATATGATTGATGAAATTCAAAAAAACATGACCGGATTATCGCTGCCGGTGCGTGATAAATTGTGCAAGATTGGAACGTTTCTGGATCAATTCGATTTCACAAAAGCCGAAACAACCCTGACTGAATTGAAGAAAAACCTGGCCCGGGATCTTGAAAACATCCAAGGTGACCAACGCTCCTGAATCAAAACGCATTCTGATTTTGATAATATTTCAGACAATATGAAAATTTTCGCCAAAGCTGTCCATTTCATGACAGATACGTTGACCAGTTGCCGAAAAATATTTGCGCCTGTTCAAAACTGTCTGGAGTGCCAAAATCAATGAAAGGATAGGCACCCACCATCGCCGCCAGAGAGCCGGATGGCAGTGAATTCAAGATATTTTGCTCCAATGATGCACCGGTATGGCCGGCAATATGGCGCAGCATGCTCGGTTCCATGAGAATAAGACCGGCATAGATGGTCCCAGGGCCATGATGGTTCGGGTCTTTTTCCAGAAAACGCCGGATCCGGTGGTCGGTGCCGATATCCACGGATCCATAACGGCTGACATCCGGCACCCGGGTGCAAAGCAAAGTCGCCATCATTCCCATGGTCAGATGCGCTGCATGAAATTGACAAAGATCCGCCCCAACAAAAGTATCGCCATTAATAAGTAGAATGCGGCGGTCTTGCAACAGGGGCATGGCAAAACGCAGGGCACCCGCCGTACCCAATGGTTGGGGTTCAATGACCGAGAACAGCTCAAGGGAATCCGTCGGAGGATGGCAGGCCAGATAATCCTGAATGGCCACCGCACGATGACCCAGACACAGCACCAGACGTTGGGCACCGAAAACCGTCACCCACTCCAGGAGATAGTCCAGAAAAGGACGACCGGCCAACGGTGCCAACAATTTTGGCGTCTGGTGCAGAATGCCCTGGACACGGGTTCCCAAACCACCCGCCAGAACCGCCACCGTGACATCTTTCAGACAATGACTGTCTTGCACTGGTTTTCTTCTGATGTTGTCATGTGTTCCGAATGGCAGCCGACATGTTTTCAGACATTGGTATAGCGGGTATTGCGCAAAATGGTATACCCTTTGATCAATTCCTGAATGCCCACATCCAGAGAAAAGGCCGGCATGAATCCAGTTGCCTCGATTTTAGCATTGGAAACAATGTAATCCCGTTTGTCAGGATCCTCGCCAATCGGTGCTTCCATGAAAACAAAATTGGGCAGGTGTTTCTGGATGCGCACACACAGTTCGTGTTTGGACAGGTTGGCGTCGGAAAGACCGACATTGTAAACCTGTCCTTTCAGGGTCTGGAAGTTGTCCAGGCCATGCAGGAAGACCCGGGTCACATCCCGTACATGAATGTAATTGCGTTTGAAATGCGACTCGAACAACACCAGGGCACGATCATGCACGGCCCGATAGACAAAATCATTGACGAGCAGGTCGATCCGCATGCGGGGCGACATGCCGAACACCGTGGCCAACCGGAAGCTGATGGCGTTGGGATGTTCCATCATGACCTCTTCGGCCTCCACCTTGACGCGCCCATACAGGGAGATGGGACGCAGGGGAGACTGTTCATCACAATGCTTGCCGGCCTCGCCGATACCGTAGCCGGAGTTGCTGACCGGCATCAGCACCCGTTGTTGCAGGCTCAGCAGGTTGCACAACATGATGATGGCATCGCGATTGATGGAGACAGTTCCAACCTCGTCCCGGGAGCAGAGCGGGGCACCCACCAGGGCCGCCAGTGGAATCACCACATCCGCTTTTTTGACCAGCTCGGCCATGAGGCGCTTGTCGCGGCAATCCCCACGCACCACGTTGAAATCGGGATGGATACAGACACGCGACAAGGAGTTTTGCTGAAAAATGAAACTGTCCAGAACCGTTACCTTGTGACCGGCGGCCAACAGTTCCGGAACCAGGATGGAACCCAGATAACCGGCACCGCCCGTCACCAGAATGGAATATTTTTCGGTCATGATTGGCTTCTCCCAAAAAATGTCTGAAAGACTGGGATGGAGGTCCAGGAGGAAGCGGCTCTGCCCTTCCTCCTGGCGGGGTTTGGGGCAGCGCCCCAATAAAAATCATTACTTATACAACATGCTATCCCGCTCGGAGAGAATGGGATTGGCTGTGGGCCAATAGATGCCAAACCGGGGATCATCCCAACGATAGGTAAATTGACCGGGTCGGTCATAGTAGGTCGATTGCTTGTACTGGAAAATGGAAAACTCACTCAAAACGAGATGCGCGGTGCCATGCATGGGCGGAATCAACACCTGGAGCCGATTGACACTCGACAACGTGAACGAGACCCACTGCCCGAAATGGGCCGAGGCGGGATCACAATCCACCACCACCAGATAAAAACGACCATGGGGGCAGGAGATCAGTTTCCAGGTGACGGCATCGCCATGAATGCCCCGCAAGACATGTTGATGGGATGAGGAGAGATCATCCTGGACAAAATCCACCGTGATTCCGGCTTGATGATAGGCCTCGCGGTTGTAGGTCTCCACATAATGGCCCCGGAAATCTTCAAAGACGGTCAGCGGATGAATCAACAAAACCCCGGGAAGTTTGGTTTTTTCCACACGCAACGATGACGACATCCACGCCTCCTCACTCTCCAATGTCAATCCATGTCCCTGGTCGGATCATGCGTCCAACCGATCAGAGGCTACCCATTAACCCTCGGATAAAAAAATTGGAAAGAAAGATTTTATTGGGGCTCCGCCCCAAACCCCGCCAAGAGGAAGGGCAGAGCCGCTTCCTCCTGGACCTCCATCCCAGTTTTTCATTCGTTTTTTTTGAAATCAACAAGTTATTAGACAGCCTCTCAGATAATCGCCATGGCCGGTTCACCCATGGTCCAGACAATGGGCGACCCGATTCTACGACAGGTCTGACCGTTGATAGCCGGATCATCCCGGTGCCAGACAAAGGGCGACCCGGTCCATGATGGTCTGGGCATCACACCCGTTCAATTGATAAAGATACTCCCGGCTGCCAAATTTTGACATGTATTCATCACGAAAACCGAAAGAGGTGATGCTTTGGGGACCACCATGGCGCTGGCAGAGGGTTCGTATCAAGGCATCCACCCCTCCCTTGTCGATGAAGCCCTCTTCCATGGTGATCACATGGTGGCAGGCAGAGAGTGCCTGGACCAGCCGCTGTTCAAGGAGGGGCTTCAACAGAAACAAATCGATGACGCCGACCTGACCGGGAGGAAATCGGGCGGCAATCTCCAGCGCAATCCGGGTCATATGACCGGTGGCAACGAGGCAAACCCGCTCCCCGGGCAGCAATTCACAAAATCCCTCCCGGGCCGGCAAGGGACGCTCTTTGGTATAGATGGCCGGAAAAGCCTTGCCATCCAGGCGGATGTATTTGGGGCTGGGAACTTCGAGGGCATAGGTCAGAAAATCGGCGGCCCCCTGCCAGTCGCAGGGCGAAAACAGGTGCAGGTTGGGCAGGGCACGCATGACGGTCAAATCTTCGAGACAGTGATGCGTCGGTCCGGAAACGTCATAACTGACGCCCCCACCCACCCCGATCAGGTTGACATTGAGCGAACGATGCTGGGCCATCAAGGCCAGGTCGATGCGAATCTGCTCATAAGCGCGCAAAAAAAACGGGGCTATGGCATAGGCAAACACCTTGAACCCCTCCAGGGCCAGACCTGTCGCCACATTGACCATGTTTTGTTCGGCAATGCCCACGTTGATGAACCGGTCGGCAAAGTCGGCCCGGACATGATCCAGGATCGGGGCACCCATGTCCGCCGACAGAAAAAAGATGCGCTCATCCGTTCGCATCCGGTGATAGATGCCTTCAATCAGGGAATCCCGCATGGTTTTGACTGGCGTGGTGGTCATGACAGCGCCTCCAGAATGCGGTCCACTTCCTCTGTCTTGAAAACCCGGACGTGGCACAAGGGATCCTGTTCCAGTTCCGGAACACCACGACCTTTGACCGTTGCCGCAACCAGTGCCCAGGGTCGGGTGCGCGGCTGACCGGTCATTTCCCGCAGACGATCCCGAATGGCCCCCACATCATGTCCATCGACGACCTCGACCTGCCAGCCGAACATGCGCAGTTTGTCCGGAAAGGGTGCCAGACCCAGAATCTCTGCCTGGCGACCCAGCATGGAGATCTGATTATCATCGATGATCATGCACAGATTGCCCAGACGGTGAAAACCGGCAAACATGACCGCTTCCCAGATGGCTCCGGAGTTCATTTCGCCATCGCCGGTCAGGACAAAAACGTGGCGATCCGAACCCAGTTTGCGCAAGGCCAGAGCCATGCCGCTCCCGACACCCAGGCCGTGTCCCAGGGAACCGTTGGTCGTCTCGATTCCGGGCACAATCGCCTCGGGAATCACCCCGAGAATCGATTCCGGCTTGGCGATTAGCTCCAACTCGGTATGGGGAATGAAGCCCCGGTCGGCAAGAACCGGATAAAACGAAATGCAACCATGACCCTTGCTCAAAATCACCCGGTCCCGTTCCGGCCAATCGGGTCGGTTTGGATCATGCCGCACCACCCCTCCATAATAGAGGGCGCAGAGAATTTCCACACAGGAGAGGGAGGAAGCGAGACGGGTTCCCGGAGCCAGTTTGTGCAGACGCACGGTTTCCCGTCGTATCCAGCGGGCTTTGTCGATCAGGTCGGTCAGGGAGTCATTCATGGGTGTTCCACCAATCTGCCAAAAAATCATTCATGGGTGTTCCAGCAATTGGCGGCGCAAGGGAATGGCCGTGACACGGTGCAGATGCTCGACCGTTTCCTGGCCAAACTTTTGCCGCACCAGTTCCAGGTAGGGAGGATGCGTAAAGTAGGTCTGGAACGCCTTGTCCCGAAACGCCAGAATTTCCGCCGCAGTCAGATGCGCATTGGCCAGGGGACGGGTTTCGTAGGCATGTTGCGAATAGTGATGCCACCGTTCCGGCAATGCCAGTTTTTTTTCCACGGCCAACGCATAGAGATGCGATCCGGGATAGGCCATGGCCGAATACAAATTGGCAAATTCGGTGTTCAATTCCAAGGCCAGATCGAGTGTGGCCTGCATCCGGGCCGGGGTGTCCTCGGGCAGACCGAACAGATAGTTGCCCAGGACATGGATACCGGCATTCTGGACACGGCGGACGGTCTTGATAATCTCCTGATCCGTAAGACTCTTGTCAGCACCATCCCGCACATGCTCGCTGGCACTTTCAATGCCGAGACAGAGCCAGCGGAATCCCGCCTGCCGCAACAGATCGAGCAGTTCATCATAAACCGTATCCACCCGCGCATAGGCCCATATGTTCAGATCGTAGCCCCGCTCGATGAGTCGCTCGCAAATACCCCGCACGTGGCGTTTGTTGAGGACAAACATTTCGTCCACAAACTTGATGTTTCTGACTCCATGCTGTTCCACCAGAAAGCCAATCTCCCGCACCACGGTCTCTGGACTCCACATACGGTAGGAGGGTTTGCCGAATGGGGCGTTGATGCAGCAGAAATTGCAGTGAAAAGGGCACCCCAGAGAGGTGAACAGGGAAGCATAGGGCTTGCGGTTCTGGATATCGCCAAAACAGTGCCAATTGTGGGCACGATAATTTTGCATGGGCAGCAAATCCCAGGCAACTCCAGGCATTTCCATGTCCAGATTTTGCAACAGGGGAGCCTGGGTACGAGGTGGAATGATCTGTTTGCCAGACCGCCACCAAAGGCTGGGAACCGTCGAAAAATCGTCCAGGCCGTTCTGAAGAACCTGCAAGGTGTCGCGCAGGGTAACCGGCCCCTCCCCGGAGCAGACAAAATCAATACTCTCTTCCCGCATGGTCCGTTCCGGCAGGGCCGCCGGGTGGGTACCGGTCATCAGAATCCGTGCCTGGGGTGACGCCTCTTTGATCAGGCGGGCGATGGTCCCTGCCGAGGTCATATTTTGGGTGGAGGCCGAAGGCTGATAGCCATAAACCGGCAGCACGATCAGGGTCGCACGAAACTCCTCGACCGCCGCCCGCGCTGCTGTAGCTGCCGATACCTCCAAAGCCGGGGTGTCGTAGATGGCCACCCGAAAACCCAGGCGGCGTAAATAATTGGCCAACAAGCCGGCCATGACCGGTGGCTCTATGGCACTGATCTGATCGCCAAGGCCTTGATAGATCTGTTTCCGGTCGCCAGGATTGATCAACAGGACATCTACTTGTTCCGGCATGGTTTGTTTACCCGTCCCCCTTGAATTCGATTTTACAAAAAAACGTAAACCTCTACATTCAATTTAATAAATTTATCACATTTTGTATCACAAAATCAGTTCGTTTCCAGCATAAGCGTTAAATATTATGAAATTTCAATATGGTATTGATAAAGATAATTTTTTATTAATCATCCTAAAAAGCACCAGCTTGTAAGAGTATATCACAAATACATAAATAACATGACCAAAAACGTAGCTTGATAAGCATTTTAATCAACAATAAAACGACATCAAGATACATGGCAAGGAGTATTTTATTGCAAAGCGAGATGATATCTCACTGCTTTGGCGGAAATCAACCGATCAAGGTGTGAATCTGAGTCACCCTTGGCCAGGGATCGGATCCTTGCTCATTATCATCCAAAGGGATACCTTGGGCTGTGGTGGCAATCAAGATCATCTGTGATCAATTTTCAGGCTGGAGCATCATGGTCATGAGCTTGCACGAAGGAGCGCATTCCTCTTTGGAAAATCGGCTGTTTTTGTCGGTGGTCTTTTCGCTGCGCAACGAAGAGGATGTATTGCACGAACTTTTTTCCAGACTTTACAATACCTTGGACTCTCTGGACTTACGCTATGAGCTGATTTTTGTCAATGATGATTCCACGGATCGCACCCTGGAAATTTTGCGCGAACATGCGGCTCGGGATGAACGGGTCAAGGTGATCAACACCTCGCGTCGTTTTGGGGTGATTCGTTGTTTTTTGGCTGGATTTCGCTATGCGCGGGGCGATGCCCTGGTTTACATGGATGCCGATCTGCAAGATCCACCGGAATTGATTCGTACCCTGGTGGAAAAGTGGCGCGAAGGAGCCGATGTCGTCCACACCACGCGCACCAAACGCCATGGCGAACATCCGGTAAAAATGTGGCTGACCCGCAAAGCCTACCAGATCATCAACTTTGTCGCCGATATCGAGATTCCTGTCAATACGGGCAATTTCAAGCTGCTGAGTCGGCGCGTCGTGGAACAGATTCTGGCCATCGATGAACAGGATCCATTCCTGCGTGGTCTGGTGATCTGGGTCGGTTTCAAGCAGGTTTATGTCCAGTACGAACGACAGGCCCGCCACTCGGGTACGACCCACTACCCTCTGTTGCGCAGCGCCAACCCGACACGTTCCTTCGTGACAGGTGTCATCTCTTTTTCATCGGCACCGCTCTATTTTGCCCTGGTCATGGGATTGCTGGTCTCCGTGGGGTCTTTTTTCTATCTGATTTTTGTGATCGTCACCCGCATGATGTTTGGATGGCATCAACCCGGTTGGCCAGCCATCATGGTGACCATGCTGTTTCTGGGTGGTACGATCCTTTTTACCATCGGTGTTCTGGGGCTGTATGTGGGAAAGATATACAATCATATCAAGGGTCGGCCTCTGGTCGTCATTGAAAGTACCGTGAACGTTGAACATCCCGTTCACCTGGAACCGCGTTCGAGAATGTGATGGGCAGGATCCGTCATCCTGGACAGGTCGTGTGGCCATGAAAGGCGACCTTTCGCCAGAGGCAGGGGAGGAAGCGACGCCAGCATGTTCGCCAAAGTCTGAAAAAGAGGGATCGGCTCAGAACTGGTCGCCTGTGATTGGTGAGAAGCCAATCTCGGTAGTTTTGAAACGACATCCTCTGTATGAAAATAGTCGTTTTCATGTCCGGGCAGACAGCATTCGCGATGCCCAGGGGCGGGAAGTACCTGATTTTCTAGTGGTGGCCCCCAAGGCCAGGGGACGGGAGGGTGTCTCTGGTTGTGTGGTCCTGCCCGTGCTTGCCGGGCGGT
This region of Magnetococcales bacterium genomic DNA includes:
- a CDS encoding transketolase, encoding MNDSLTDLIDKARWIRRETVRLHKLAPGTRLASSLSCVEILCALYYGGVVRHDPNRPDWPERDRVILSKGHGCISFYPVLADRGFIPHTELELIAKPESILGVIPEAIVPGIETTNGSLGHGLGVGSGMALALRKLGSDRHVFVLTGDGEMNSGAIWEAVMFAGFHRLGNLCMIIDDNQISMLGRQAEILGLAPFPDKLRMFGWQVEVVDGHDVGAIRDRLREMTGQPRTRPWALVAATVKGRGVPELEQDPLCHVRVFKTEEVDRILEALS
- a CDS encoding NTP transferase domain-containing protein — protein: MQDSHCLKDVTVAVLAGGLGTRVQGILHQTPKLLAPLAGRPFLDYLLEWVTVFGAQRLVLCLGHRAVAIQDYLACHPPTDSLELFSVIEPQPLGTAGALRFAMPLLQDRRILLINGDTFVGADLCQFHAAHLTMGMMATLLCTRVPDVSRYGSVDIGTDHRIRRFLEKDPNHHGPGTIYAGLILMEPSMLRHIAGHTGASLEQNILNSLPSGSLAAMVGAYPFIDFGTPDSFEQAQIFFGNWSTYLS
- a CDS encoding glycosyltransferase family 2 protein; translated protein: MSLHEGAHSSLENRLFLSVVFSLRNEEDVLHELFSRLYNTLDSLDLRYELIFVNDDSTDRTLEILREHAARDERVKVINTSRRFGVIRCFLAGFRYARGDALVYMDADLQDPPELIRTLVEKWREGADVVHTTRTKRHGEHPVKMWLTRKAYQIINFVADIEIPVNTGNFKLLSRRVVEQILAIDEQDPFLRGLVIWVGFKQVYVQYERQARHSGTTHYPLLRSANPTRSFVTGVISFSSAPLYFALVMGLLVSVGSFFYLIFVIVTRMMFGWHQPGWPAIMVTMLFLGGTILFTIGVLGLYVGKIYNHIKGRPLVVIESTVNVEHPVHLEPRSRM
- a CDS encoding response regulator, with product VEETTVQMHLISLSCRAALMFNDPKTAQGILNALEASSSISAAALFTEKGNLFASYTRSGHDGIHIKHENISSLPSPSFNNSELILHEKIVFDKDVVGEIIIHAELDSLNEDLVRDSIISISVLLIMLMFTIIISAKFTRIITKPIEMLREAAIKMGESRFEGSVNIDSGDEIGELAAAFNKMSRDLGEQRKSLELATQAKSEFLANMSHEIRTPMNAVVGLTNLALQTDELTPKIHNYLVKISSAARSLLRIINDILDFSKIEAGRLDLEETPFLLRDVFDHIADLFRARVSEKNIELILSLTEECHYELIGDPLRLEQILLNLVSNAVKFTDQGEIEVKVRAVRKSSAHIGLEFSVRDTGTGMTPEQAAKIFTPFTQADSSTTRKYGGTGLGLSISMRLVAMMQGKIRLESRLEQGSTFYFTATFKCHSKTKTNDLVPPSGMQWLRVLVVDDNATSRHFLADILTMFGFHALGVTSGSEALLAMHQGIATGTPWQLVLVDWLMPEMDGITTLRHIIRAYGPEVRPRMILMIPFNRENEAKASLQDTNVAFLTKPANCSLLFDTIMELFGQDVAKVFNKGSIVLDKTEIFEKISGARILLVEDNAINRQVAEEILSNMELVVENAENGLVALDKLQTATFDAILMDIQMPVMDGYQATQKIRDNPKFRGLPIIAMTAHAMAGDRERCLAAGMNDHVAKPIDQKILSATLVNWIRPRPGLGQAAAVVPARQPESESRGTFDVLPESLPGIDLPAALSRIGGNNRLLRKLLYEFQNDFSLTATQIETLLQDPQEKNIHAAGRLIHAIKGMAGNLAAMELFAASRTLEKSVKEKLTTAWPAQIKVFTSALDQVMDGISTLQTDPDLIDYKYKKYTDHSETIDAEVKLIPILKDLNQFILKKDIKALDMIDEIQKNMTGLSLPVRDKLCKIGTFLDQFDFTKAETTLTELKKNLARDLENIQGDQRS
- a CDS encoding SDR family oxidoreductase, which produces MTEKYSILVTGGAGYLGSILVPELLAAGHKVTVLDSFIFQQNSLSRVCIHPDFNVVRGDCRDKRLMAELVKKADVVIPLAALVGAPLCSRDEVGTVSINRDAIIMLCNLLSLQQRVLMPVSNSGYGIGEAGKHCDEQSPLRPISLYGRVKVEAEEVMMEHPNAISFRLATVFGMSPRMRIDLLVNDFVYRAVHDRALVLFESHFKRNYIHVRDVTRVFLHGLDNFQTLKGQVYNVGLSDANLSKHELCVRIQKHLPNFVFMEAPIGEDPDKRDYIVSNAKIEATGFMPAFSLDVGIQELIKGYTILRNTRYTNV
- a CDS encoding transketolase; this translates as MTTTPVKTMRDSLIEGIYHRMRTDERIFFLSADMGAPILDHVRADFADRFINVGIAEQNMVNVATGLALEGFKVFAYAIAPFFLRAYEQIRIDLALMAQHRSLNVNLIGVGGGVSYDVSGPTHHCLEDLTVMRALPNLHLFSPCDWQGAADFLTYALEVPSPKYIRLDGKAFPAIYTKERPLPAREGFCELLPGERVCLVATGHMTRIALEIAARFPPGQVGVIDLFLLKPLLEQRLVQALSACHHVITMEEGFIDKGGVDALIRTLCQRHGGPQSITSFGFRDEYMSKFGSREYLYQLNGCDAQTIMDRVALCLAPG
- a CDS encoding dTDP-4-dehydrorhamnose 3,5-epimerase family protein, translating into MSSSLRVEKTKLPGVLLIHPLTVFEDFRGHYVETYNREAYHQAGITVDFVQDDLSSSHQHVLRGIHGDAVTWKLISCPHGRFYLVVVDCDPASAHFGQWVSFTLSSVNRLQVLIPPMHGTAHLVLSEFSIFQYKQSTYYDRPGQFTYRWDDPRFGIYWPTANPILSERDSMLYK
- a CDS encoding cobalamin-dependent protein (Presence of a B(12) (cobalamin)-binding domain implies dependence on cobalamin itself, in one of its several forms, or in some unusual lineages, dependence on a cobalamin-like analog.) is translated as MPEQVDVLLINPGDRKQIYQGLGDQISAIEPPVMAGLLANYLRRLGFRVAIYDTPALEVSAATAARAAVEEFRATLIVLPVYGYQPSASTQNMTSAGTIARLIKEASPQARILMTGTHPAALPERTMREESIDFVCSGEGPVTLRDTLQVLQNGLDDFSTVPSLWWRSGKQIIPPRTQAPLLQNLDMEMPGVAWDLLPMQNYRAHNWHCFGDIQNRKPYASLFTSLGCPFHCNFCCINAPFGKPSYRMWSPETVVREIGFLVEQHGVRNIKFVDEMFVLNKRHVRGICERLIERGYDLNIWAYARVDTVYDELLDLLRQAGFRWLCLGIESASEHVRDGADKSLTDQEIIKTVRRVQNAGIHVLGNYLFGLPEDTPARMQATLDLALELNTEFANLYSAMAYPGSHLYALAVEKKLALPERWHHYSQHAYETRPLANAHLTAAEILAFRDKAFQTYFTHPPYLELVRQKFGQETVEHLHRVTAIPLRRQLLEHP